The following proteins are co-located in the Deltaproteobacteria bacterium genome:
- a CDS encoding electron transport complex protein RnfC: MIKRSFLGLVKPRLQYNLVPDSVQELPLPKKVTLLLKVSQNGGPPSTLKVGDAVKTGQRLSASPESAEYVISSVTGTISALAPHVGPLAQKYSAITIDASGQDNWDDQFKNEPTLDTAMKFFEYAPGNPSFKAFSDPEKTIRTIVINGMDQDLLLTVNQYVVQNETPAVKSGVQALKKITGANRIVITVPENLVQQATTTGAEVKTVSGTYPDSLPHMVMKDLLGQVVLAGDTVEDTEAVFMSAEAVAAIGTAFSASRPSVTKVVTVVGKDGSTRNVRARIGTRIGDVLQACDVSLSDRDRLILGGPMRGTATYSEDLPVEPVTDGIVVQDEADSAQVTDYPCTNCGECVRICPVKIPVNMLVRFLEARLYEDARNMYDLDCCIECGLCSYVCVSRIPIFQYIMLGKYELSLMETAEAANE, from the coding sequence ATGATAAAGAGATCGTTCTTAGGTTTAGTAAAGCCGAGGCTGCAGTACAACCTGGTACCGGACTCGGTCCAAGAGCTTCCACTCCCTAAAAAGGTGACCCTGTTGTTAAAGGTGTCGCAAAACGGAGGGCCTCCGAGCACACTCAAGGTGGGTGACGCTGTCAAAACCGGACAGAGGCTCTCTGCGTCACCGGAGAGCGCCGAATACGTCATCTCCTCTGTCACCGGCACCATATCTGCCTTGGCGCCACATGTTGGGCCCCTGGCGCAAAAGTATTCAGCCATCACCATCGACGCCAGCGGCCAAGATAACTGGGATGATCAGTTCAAAAACGAGCCGACCCTTGATACGGCCATGAAGTTCTTTGAATACGCTCCCGGAAACCCTTCGTTCAAAGCCTTTTCCGATCCGGAAAAAACCATACGGACTATCGTAATCAACGGCATGGATCAGGACTTGCTCCTGACAGTTAACCAATATGTGGTCCAAAATGAAACCCCTGCCGTCAAGAGCGGTGTTCAAGCGCTTAAAAAAATTACCGGCGCAAACCGCATCGTCATTACCGTGCCTGAAAATCTTGTTCAGCAGGCCACGACTACAGGTGCGGAAGTAAAGACAGTGAGTGGCACATACCCTGACAGCCTGCCTCACATGGTAATGAAGGACTTGTTGGGTCAGGTGGTCTTAGCGGGCGATACCGTGGAGGACACAGAAGCCGTCTTCATGAGCGCGGAAGCCGTGGCAGCTATTGGGACTGCCTTTAGTGCGAGCCGGCCCAGTGTGACCAAGGTCGTTACCGTAGTGGGCAAAGATGGTAGTACCAGAAACGTGAGGGCCAGAATCGGAACCCGCATAGGGGATGTGCTTCAAGCCTGCGATGTCTCGTTGAGCGATCGGGATCGTCTTATTCTCGGAGGTCCCATGAGAGGCACGGCTACCTATTCGGAAGACCTGCCGGTTGAGCCCGTAACTGACGGCATTGTGGTGCAGGATGAAGCCGACAGCGCCCAGGTAACAGATTACCCCTGCACCAACTGCGGGGAGTGTGTCAGGATATGTCCGGTCAAGATCCCGGTCAACATGCTTGTTCGGTTTTTGGAGGCCCGCCTATATGAGGATGCGAGGAACATGTATGATTTGGATTGCTGTATTGAGTGCGGGTTGTGTTCTTACGTTTGCGTGTCCAGGATTCCGATCTTTCAGTATATTATGTTGGGAAAATACGAACTTAGCCTGATGGAAACCGCGGAGGCAGCCAATGAGTAG
- a CDS encoding cytochrome c3 family protein has protein sequence MTSKNEQALAFALAAILLVVGVVCYAAFPQQSPEEPVRIMFKSNAGKVLYDHKTHTTDEGYGVACDDCHHEEQGDGSMSCSGEDCHGPDSDPKRGDALHTNCKGCHEESGAGPVECAACHVM, from the coding sequence ATGACCTCAAAGAACGAACAAGCATTGGCCTTTGCCCTCGCAGCAATCTTGCTCGTCGTAGGAGTTGTCTGTTATGCCGCCTTCCCGCAGCAAAGCCCTGAGGAACCTGTAAGGATCATGTTCAAGAGCAATGCAGGAAAAGTTCTGTATGATCACAAGACTCATACGACTGACGAAGGCTATGGCGTTGCCTGTGATGATTGCCATCATGAGGAGCAGGGAGACGGGTCTATGTCGTGCAGTGGTGAGGATTGCCATGGCCCAGACAGCGACCCCAAGAGGGGTGACGCACTCCATACGAACTGCAAAGGCTGCCACGAAGAGAGTGGGGCCGGGCCGGTTGAGTGTGCGGCATGTCATGTCATGTAG
- a CDS encoding FAD-dependent oxidoreductase: MKNAVGSVLVVGGGIAGMQASLDLANSGYYVHLLEKKPAIGGGMAQLDKTFPTNECTMUIISPKLVEVGRHLNINLITNADLESVTGEEGNFQVTVHKRPRYIDLGKCTACGECAEACPVTVPSEFDEGLGTRKAAFKLYAQAIPSGYAIEKLDRSPCTNACPNHVNAHAYVALIGKGKYKEAMAVILRNLPFPGVIGRICPHPCESACRRGEVDAPVSICALKRFVADQVDIEDLPVPEIEKRDEKVAIIGAGPAGLTAAHFLALEGYQVTVFEALPVAGGMLRVGIPDYRLPPEVLEKEIRAVTRLGVEIRFNTALGRDITMDELRAQGFKAIYLAIGAHKSMKLNIAGEDAKGVTHGVDFLRQVNLREITKVEGNAVIVGGGDVAIDAARCALRVGAEKVTILYRRSREEMPARENEVEDALAEDIEIQYLTAPQQILTKEDQVVGIECVRMELGEPDSSGRRRPVRVPGSEFIVETNLAIPAIGQTPDSSFLAETAGVALSRFGTIEADDITFATNVEGVFAGGDAQTGPWVAIGAVAAGREAAISISRYLKGEDLSAGREPVELPQENFRAIPEDIEKRPRAEMSAISDAERKTSFAEVEQGLTEEQAKAEAERCLNCMTCCECFQCVEACKAEAVDHSMQPETVTLEVGSIIAAPGFKSFDPSRFDTYSYASHPNVITSMEFERILSAGGPFLGHLIRPSDHKEPEKIAWLQCVGSRDTNRCDNGYCSAVCCMYAIKEAVIAREHSKEPLDTAIFFMDMRTYGKEFEQYYNRAEESGVRFVRCRLHSINPVPGSDDLELRYATEDGRVENEKFDMVVLSIGLEPATGVAELAERLGIELDHYKFAKTSNFAPVSASRPGIYACGAFQEPKDIPCSVMEASAAAGAAASRLAEARHTLVKEKTFPEERDISAEETRIGVFVCNCGINIGGVVRVPEVAEYAKTLPNVVYVQENLFSCSQDAQDQLCEVIKEQNLNRVVVASCSARTHEPLFQETMRNSGLNKYLYEMTNIRDQCSWVHANDPDGATEKSKDLVRMAVSRASIIEPLPMPSVSVTPVGLVVGGGVAGMVCALTIAQQGFKVHIVEEKDRLGGHALKLKNSWKGESIPEYVSKLVDDVTGHENVEVHLNAKIKEVSGFVGNFETTIGLNGAGETKKIEHGVVVLATGAHSIKPDEYLYGKNDRVFRWHELDEAWESDPVKNATNAVFIQCVGSRQPERPHCSKICCTFSIQKAVELKKRNPDLNVYILYRDIRTYGEREDLYREARNRGVIFIRYDPENKPVVKETDGGALEVTVMDPVLQRPVTLKPDFITLATAIYTRGLEELAQLFKVPLSQDNFFLEVHMKLRPVDFAVDGAFVCGLAHFPKPIEESIAQAQAAAARAATILAQKEIEVEGVVSSVDEALCRGCGKCVDVCPFGAPELIELRDGIMVSHVREAMCKGCGACAVACPTGAAAIRHFTDRQVLTMVEAALGG; encoded by the coding sequence ATGAAAAATGCTGTAGGTTCGGTTTTGGTAGTAGGCGGCGGCATCGCGGGGATGCAGGCGTCCCTGGATCTTGCCAATTCAGGCTATTATGTTCATCTTCTCGAAAAAAAGCCTGCTATCGGCGGAGGCATGGCCCAGCTTGATAAGACATTCCCTACCAATGAATGCACCATGTGAATTATCTCGCCCAAGCTGGTCGAGGTCGGCCGGCATCTTAATATAAATCTGATCACCAATGCTGATCTGGAAAGTGTCACTGGAGAAGAAGGCAATTTCCAGGTAACGGTTCACAAGCGCCCCCGATATATCGATCTGGGAAAATGCACCGCGTGCGGCGAATGCGCCGAGGCTTGCCCGGTAACAGTCCCCAGCGAGTTTGACGAGGGGCTCGGAACCAGAAAAGCCGCTTTCAAGCTTTATGCCCAGGCCATTCCGAGCGGCTATGCGATCGAGAAGCTCGACCGCTCTCCTTGTACGAATGCCTGTCCCAATCACGTCAATGCCCACGCATATGTAGCACTAATCGGTAAGGGTAAGTACAAGGAGGCAATGGCGGTCATTCTCCGGAACCTCCCCTTCCCAGGAGTCATAGGTCGTATTTGCCCCCATCCCTGCGAATCTGCGTGCAGGCGAGGCGAGGTGGATGCCCCGGTGTCGATCTGTGCCCTGAAGCGCTTTGTTGCTGATCAGGTGGACATAGAGGATCTGCCAGTCCCCGAAATCGAGAAACGCGACGAAAAGGTTGCCATTATCGGCGCCGGCCCGGCTGGACTCACCGCCGCCCATTTTCTTGCCCTGGAAGGCTATCAGGTTACTGTGTTTGAGGCCCTGCCAGTGGCCGGCGGCATGTTGAGGGTGGGCATTCCGGACTATCGCCTGCCGCCTGAAGTGCTGGAAAAGGAAATCCGTGCCGTCACCCGGCTCGGGGTGGAGATCAGGTTCAATACAGCGCTTGGCAGGGATATCACAATGGATGAGCTTCGGGCTCAGGGCTTCAAGGCGATCTATCTAGCCATTGGGGCACATAAGAGCATGAAGCTCAACATTGCAGGCGAGGACGCAAAAGGAGTAACGCACGGCGTGGATTTCCTTCGTCAGGTCAATCTACGCGAGATCACTAAAGTGGAAGGAAATGCGGTGATCGTCGGCGGTGGTGATGTGGCCATTGATGCGGCCCGCTGCGCCTTGCGGGTGGGGGCTGAAAAGGTCACTATCCTCTATCGCCGCAGCCGTGAGGAGATGCCGGCCCGCGAAAATGAGGTGGAGGACGCCCTTGCCGAGGACATTGAGATCCAGTACTTGACCGCACCGCAGCAGATTCTCACCAAGGAGGATCAGGTAGTTGGCATTGAGTGTGTCAGGATGGAACTGGGAGAACCTGACTCTTCTGGCAGAAGACGGCCGGTTCGGGTGCCCGGGAGTGAATTTATTGTCGAAACAAACCTGGCAATCCCCGCTATTGGACAGACGCCGGATTCGTCCTTCCTTGCTGAAACAGCTGGCGTGGCTCTGAGCCGTTTTGGAACCATCGAGGCCGATGACATAACTTTTGCCACCAACGTAGAGGGTGTTTTTGCAGGCGGCGACGCCCAGACCGGTCCCTGGGTAGCGATAGGCGCTGTGGCCGCGGGCCGCGAGGCCGCTATTTCAATATCGCGTTACCTCAAGGGCGAGGACCTCAGCGCTGGTCGGGAGCCAGTGGAGCTGCCCCAGGAGAATTTCCGGGCGATTCCTGAAGACATCGAGAAAAGACCCCGTGCTGAAATGTCCGCTATCTCCGATGCTGAAAGGAAAACAAGCTTTGCCGAAGTGGAGCAGGGGCTCACTGAAGAGCAGGCCAAGGCCGAGGCCGAGAGATGCCTTAACTGTATGACTTGCTGCGAGTGCTTCCAGTGTGTGGAGGCATGCAAGGCAGAAGCCGTAGATCACAGCATGCAGCCGGAGACTGTTACCTTAGAAGTTGGTTCGATCATTGCCGCTCCAGGTTTTAAGTCCTTTGATCCGAGTCGCTTTGACACTTATTCTTATGCCAGCCACCCGAATGTGATCACCAGCATGGAATTTGAGCGTATTTTGAGTGCCGGCGGTCCCTTCCTGGGTCATCTGATACGTCCTTCGGACCACAAGGAGCCCGAGAAGATCGCCTGGCTCCAGTGCGTGGGTTCCCGGGATACTAACCGGTGTGACAATGGTTACTGTTCAGCCGTCTGCTGCATGTATGCCATCAAGGAGGCGGTCATAGCCAGGGAGCACAGCAAGGAGCCTCTGGATACTGCCATCTTTTTCATGGACATGCGCACATATGGAAAGGAATTCGAGCAGTATTACAACCGGGCAGAGGAAAGTGGCGTGCGCTTTGTGCGCTGCCGGTTGCACAGTATTAATCCGGTGCCTGGTTCAGATGACCTTGAGCTTCGTTACGCGACCGAAGATGGCAGAGTCGAAAATGAAAAATTCGACATGGTAGTGCTCTCCATCGGTCTTGAACCTGCCACTGGCGTGGCAGAGCTGGCGGAAAGGCTCGGAATCGAGCTTGATCATTACAAATTTGCTAAGACCAGCAATTTTGCTCCAGTGAGTGCATCTCGTCCGGGGATCTATGCCTGCGGGGCCTTTCAGGAACCCAAGGATATCCCCTGTTCGGTGATGGAGGCATCAGCAGCGGCAGGCGCGGCAGCCAGCAGGCTTGCCGAGGCGCGGCATACTCTGGTCAAAGAGAAGACTTTTCCCGAAGAGCGGGATATCAGCGCGGAGGAAACCCGCATCGGTGTTTTTGTTTGCAACTGCGGTATAAACATCGGCGGCGTGGTACGCGTGCCGGAAGTGGCAGAATATGCCAAGACCCTTCCGAACGTTGTCTATGTGCAGGAGAATCTGTTTTCATGTTCGCAAGACGCCCAGGACCAACTATGCGAGGTGATTAAAGAGCAAAATTTAAACCGGGTGGTGGTGGCCTCGTGCTCGGCGCGGACCCACGAGCCTCTTTTCCAGGAAACTATGCGTAACAGTGGTCTGAACAAATACCTCTATGAGATGACCAATATCCGTGATCAGTGCTCCTGGGTACATGCCAACGATCCTGACGGCGCCACTGAAAAGTCCAAAGACCTGGTGCGAATGGCAGTTTCCAGGGCTTCGATTATCGAGCCCCTGCCCATGCCATCGGTCTCCGTCACACCGGTCGGTTTAGTGGTGGGCGGCGGTGTGGCCGGAATGGTGTGCGCCCTTACTATAGCCCAGCAGGGATTCAAGGTGCACATTGTCGAAGAGAAGGATCGCCTGGGTGGCCACGCCCTGAAGTTAAAGAACTCCTGGAAAGGCGAAAGCATACCGGAGTATGTGAGCAAACTGGTTGATGACGTAACCGGGCACGAGAACGTTGAGGTGCATCTTAACGCCAAGATCAAGGAGGTTTCCGGTTTTGTCGGAAACTTTGAGACTACCATTGGCCTAAATGGCGCAGGGGAGACCAAAAAGATTGAACACGGGGTAGTGGTGCTTGCGACGGGCGCGCACTCCATCAAGCCGGATGAATATCTCTATGGCAAGAATGACCGTGTCTTCCGCTGGCACGAATTGGATGAAGCGTGGGAGAGTGACCCTGTTAAGAACGCCACGAATGCCGTCTTTATCCAGTGTGTGGGTTCCCGGCAGCCTGAGCGCCCTCACTGCAGCAAGATCTGCTGTACCTTCTCAATCCAAAAGGCAGTAGAGCTTAAGAAACGGAACCCTGACTTGAACGTTTACATCCTTTACAGGGACATCCGGACCTACGGGGAACGGGAGGATCTTTACAGAGAAGCCCGGAACCGGGGCGTCATCTTTATCCGCTACGACCCGGAAAATAAGCCTGTTGTCAAAGAGACTGATGGAGGCGCCCTGGAGGTGACTGTGATGGATCCCGTGCTCCAGCGGCCCGTCACCCTCAAGCCCGACTTTATTACCCTGGCCACGGCCATCTATACCCGTGGCCTTGAGGAACTGGCGCAGCTCTTTAAGGTGCCTCTGAGTCAGGACAATTTCTTCCTGGAAGTCCACATGAAGCTGCGGCCAGTGGACTTTGCTGTTGACGGCGCCTTTGTCTGTGGCCTGGCCCATTTTCCTAAACCGATTGAGGAAAGCATCGCCCAGGCCCAGGCGGCTGCAGCTCGGGCCGCAACTATCCTGGCACAGAAAGAAATTGAGGTAGAAGGGGTCGTATCGAGCGTGGATGAGGCCCTTTGCAGGGGCTGTGGCAAGTGTGTGGACGTCTGCCCCTTTGGCGCGCCGGAATTGATAGAACTAAGAGATGGCATCATGGTCTCTCACGTCAGAGAGGCAATGTGTAAGGGCTGCGGTGCCTGCGCAGTGGCCTGCCCCACCGGCGCTGCTGCTATTCGCCATTTTACGGACAGGCAGGTGCTCACCATGGTCGAGGCCGCCCTCGGCGGATAG
- a CDS encoding hydrogenase iron-sulfur subunit, translating to MSGEHEPKIVAFCCHWCAYAAADLAGVSRFQYPANIRVIRVMCSGRINPNFILKAFQLGADGVLVSG from the coding sequence ATGAGTGGAGAACACGAACCAAAAATCGTAGCGTTTTGTTGCCACTGGTGTGCCTATGCCGCCGCTGATCTGGCTGGAGTAAGCCGCTTTCAATATCCTGCCAACATCCGTGTTATCCGCGTGATGTGTTCGGGCCGGATTAATCCCAATTTCATCCTGAAGGCTTTTCAATTGGGTGCTGACGGGGTACTTGTAAGTGGCTGA
- a CDS encoding hydrogenase iron-sulfur subunit, with amino-acid sequence MGDCHYLDGNEKAIRVIEMTRELLTLLGIDNDRLALEWVSAAEGVRFAEVVRSFTQKIKDLGASPLREAA; translated from the coding sequence ATTGGTGACTGCCATTACCTGGATGGTAATGAGAAGGCTATACGGGTCATCGAAATGACTCGTGAATTGCTGACACTTCTTGGCATCGACAATGACCGTCTGGCCCTGGAATGGGTTTCGGCTGCCGAGGGAGTCCGTTTTGCTGAAGTCGTCAGGTCGTTCACCCAAAAGATCAAGGACTTGGGGGCATCTCCTCTGCGAGAAGCCGCATGA
- a CDS encoding (Fe-S)-binding protein has translation MSMEETISNLINETKAYYCLDCGVCTGSCPVARCSPTFSPRLMVEKALMGKAEDFLSDPDVWSCLTCARCTHRCPADINYLEFTRGIRQEALKLNNKGIPAHNGMLQSIMAIQASGMEQNRVAWAKEAGSIADKGEYFYFVGCLPYFNVIFADYHSHTLDIGRNVIKILNKLGIEPVVSNNEKCCGHDMLWNGEVETFKKLASENIEVIKAAGSKKVIFNCPEGYYVFRDYYTKYFGDLGFEIIHFYDFLAEKLKAGEFGLEKSNGVVTYQDPCRLGRMAGIYDSPRDIINGVATSFAEMERSRDNSVCCGTTGWMNCSTCSREIQGDRLKEAMATGAATLITACPKCNIHFNCAASFIEGIDIEVKDLAELVVDAMNGNKAQ, from the coding sequence ATGAGCATGGAAGAAACAATAAGCAACCTAATCAATGAGACCAAGGCTTACTACTGTTTAGACTGCGGAGTTTGCACAGGTAGTTGCCCGGTGGCACGCTGTTCTCCCACGTTTTCACCGCGGCTAATGGTTGAAAAGGCCCTTATGGGCAAGGCCGAGGACTTCCTCTCGGACCCGGACGTGTGGTCATGTCTTACCTGCGCCCGGTGTACGCACAGGTGCCCGGCGGACATTAACTATCTGGAGTTTACCAGGGGCATCAGGCAGGAGGCGCTGAAGCTTAACAACAAGGGAATTCCGGCCCACAACGGTATGCTTCAATCAATTATGGCCATACAGGCATCCGGAATGGAGCAGAACAGGGTTGCCTGGGCAAAGGAAGCCGGCAGTATTGCCGATAAGGGGGAGTATTTCTATTTTGTCGGGTGTCTACCCTACTTCAACGTGATCTTTGCGGACTACCATTCCCATACACTTGATATCGGACGAAATGTTATCAAGATTCTCAATAAGTTGGGCATTGAGCCGGTAGTGAGTAACAACGAGAAATGCTGCGGCCACGACATGCTGTGGAACGGTGAGGTTGAAACCTTCAAGAAATTGGCTTCTGAAAACATTGAAGTGATCAAAGCGGCAGGAAGCAAAAAGGTCATATTCAATTGCCCTGAAGGGTATTATGTGTTCAGGGATTACTATACGAAGTACTTTGGCGACCTCGGTTTCGAGATCATCCATTTCTATGATTTTCTGGCTGAAAAACTAAAGGCCGGTGAATTCGGATTAGAGAAATCGAATGGTGTGGTCACGTACCAGGATCCATGCAGGCTGGGACGGATGGCAGGTATATATGACAGCCCGCGTGACATCATAAACGGGGTTGCCACCTCCTTTGCAGAGATGGAAAGGAGCCGCGACAACTCTGTTTGCTGTGGAACCACGGGATGGATGAACTGCTCCACCTGTTCGAGGGAAATTCAAGGCGACAGACTAAAAGAGGCCATGGCGACAGGGGCAGCTACGTTAATTACAGCGTGCCCCAAATGTAATATCCATTTTAATTGTGCGGCCAGTTTCATAGAAGGGATTGATATTGAAGTCAAAGATCTTGCTGAACTGGTTGTGGATGCCATGAATGGCAACAAAGCCCAATAA
- a CDS encoding FAD-dependent oxidoreductase, whose product MNKDILIIGGGIAGMQASLDLGDMGIQVHLVEKLTCIGGKMAQLDKTFPTNDCAI is encoded by the coding sequence GTGAACAAGGATATTTTGATCATTGGCGGCGGGATAGCCGGCATGCAGGCTTCCCTTGATCTGGGGGACATGGGCATTCAGGTCCATTTGGTCGAAAAGCTGACGTGTATCGGCGGCAAGATGGCCCAATTAGACAAGACTTTCCCCACAAACGACTGTGCCATCTGA
- a CDS encoding CoB--CoM heterodisulfide reductase iron-sulfur subunit A family protein: protein MTGSKGDFTVTVRKKARYVNENLCTGCGACAEKCPTIVSDDYDMGLGKRKAIYRHYAQGIPSIFCIDTDHCRTFQGKKCGVCEKVCQAKAIDYKQQDQILELKVGAIILATGYDLFDATRIPEYGYGRLPNVINAMEFERLLSASGPTEGHVERPSDLRDHHLIGTMGKGLKKSTKSLASYEKKHKMSSDDFYKQFTAGNISDGDEFPKWAKQYENVQEATKKLDELKAKAEKFDIATRLAFIQCVGSRDFRFNKYCSSYCCMHSIKEAMMAKDHDARTEAYIFNMDLRTVGKGFEEYKVRGAEDVGLHYIRGRVAEITQDENENPVIWYEETTSQTVKSMPVDLAVLAVACEAPKGIEKMAELVGAELDENRFFKTHPLQPLDTTVPGIFVCGCAQAPMDIPESVAQASSAASRAAETIAGK, encoded by the coding sequence GTGACGGGCAGCAAGGGTGATTTTACGGTTACCGTGAGAAAAAAGGCCCGGTACGTCAATGAAAATTTGTGTACAGGGTGTGGCGCCTGTGCCGAAAAATGTCCGACTATTGTGTCAGATGATTATGATATGGGGTTAGGGAAACGAAAGGCCATCTACAGACACTATGCACAGGGCATTCCTTCTATTTTCTGTATAGATACTGATCATTGTCGGACCTTTCAGGGGAAAAAGTGCGGTGTCTGCGAAAAAGTCTGTCAGGCCAAGGCGATAGACTATAAGCAGCAGGATCAAATACTTGAGCTAAAGGTGGGCGCCATCATTTTGGCAACCGGGTATGATCTTTTTGATGCCACACGAATACCGGAATACGGCTACGGCAGGCTGCCCAATGTGATCAACGCTATGGAATTTGAACGCCTATTGAGCGCCAGCGGCCCAACGGAAGGTCATGTGGAACGCCCATCGGACTTGCGAGATCATCACCTTATCGGAACAATGGGAAAGGGCTTGAAAAAATCAACAAAGAGCCTGGCCAGTTACGAGAAGAAACACAAGATGTCATCCGATGATTTTTACAAGCAATTTACAGCGGGAAACATATCCGATGGGGATGAATTTCCAAAATGGGCAAAACAATACGAGAACGTGCAGGAGGCGACCAAGAAATTGGACGAACTGAAGGCCAAGGCCGAGAAGTTTGATATTGCCACCAGGCTCGCCTTTATTCAATGCGTGGGGTCTCGAGATTTCCGTTTCAACAAATACTGCTCCAGTTACTGCTGCATGCATAGCATTAAAGAGGCAATGATGGCCAAGGATCATGATGCCAGGACCGAGGCGTATATTTTCAACATGGATCTGAGGACCGTCGGCAAGGGCTTTGAAGAATACAAGGTGCGGGGGGCAGAAGATGTTGGTCTTCACTATATTCGTGGCCGTGTCGCTGAGATTACGCAGGATGAAAACGAAAATCCCGTTATTTGGTATGAAGAGACGACTTCTCAGACCGTAAAGAGCATGCCCGTTGACTTGGCCGTGCTGGCTGTGGCGTGTGAAGCGCCCAAGGGGATAGAAAAGATGGCTGAGCTCGTTGGCGCGGAGTTGGACGAAAACAGGTTTTTTAAGACCCACCCGCTCCAGCCCCTGGATACCACCGTCCCCGGCATCTTTGTGTGTGGGTGCGCCCAGGCGCCAATGGATATCCCGGAATCAGTGGCCCAGGCAAGCAGCGCTGCTTCGCGGGCAGCCGAGACGATTGCGGGAAAATAG
- a CDS encoding CoB--CoM heterodisulfide reductase iron-sulfur subunit A family protein, whose translation MEEELRIGVFVCKCGSNIAGALDVEGLAEYASTLPDVVYAPWNLYTCADAGLDEIKKGIKEHNLNRVVVASCSPRTHEPLFRSVCGEAGMNPYFFEMVNIRDQCSWVHQDKAQAESAMAKARDLIRMGAAKAALLEPQEIITSKVEVKALVVGGGIAGLTAATSLADRGFPVILLEKENELGGMLRSLYKLAPIHVDASEVINAKIKEAQDHPNIQIYTGAAIEKVEGFIGKFDVTFSANGTSQDVRLGVVIIATGAGNFVPEGMYEYDGEKVITQWELEGKLKAGKIDANNVVIIQCVGARSPERKYCSRICCAIGIKNAILIKEMNPAAKVHILYRDLMMSGVDNETELRKAKELGVRFVNYDPKSPPVVEKNKVTVFHQLMGKEIEIPQEMVVLSTPLVGTEDGVHIGNLFRAGLDGNKFFLEAHVKLRPLDCATDGIFICGSAHYPKDVRESILQALGAASRASIPLSQGEVKIEPIVTCLVDKDACRGCGLCVALCPYNALEIRTTDEGRKVNVITVACKGCGVCAATCYRHALSINSFTDDQMEAQIHGFLAA comes from the coding sequence TTGGAAGAAGAACTCAGAATAGGCGTTTTTGTCTGTAAGTGCGGCAGCAATATCGCGGGTGCGCTGGATGTTGAGGGATTGGCTGAATACGCCTCGACGCTGCCTGATGTTGTGTATGCCCCGTGGAATCTCTATACCTGCGCAGACGCAGGTCTTGATGAAATCAAGAAAGGAATCAAGGAGCACAACCTTAATCGCGTGGTGGTCGCCTCCTGTTCGCCCCGTACGCACGAGCCTCTTTTCCGGTCTGTTTGTGGGGAGGCGGGCATGAATCCTTATTTCTTTGAAATGGTTAATATCAGAGACCAGTGTTCCTGGGTGCACCAGGATAAAGCACAGGCGGAATCGGCCATGGCCAAGGCCAGGGATCTGATCCGCATGGGGGCGGCTAAGGCCGCACTTCTTGAACCCCAGGAGATCATTACATCTAAGGTCGAAGTCAAAGCGCTGGTGGTCGGCGGTGGAATTGCCGGTCTGACAGCCGCTACGTCCCTTGCTGACAGGGGGTTCCCGGTCATCCTATTGGAAAAGGAAAACGAGCTGGGAGGCATGCTTCGGTCTTTGTACAAGTTGGCTCCCATACATGTAGACGCATCCGAGGTTATAAACGCAAAAATCAAAGAGGCCCAAGATCATCCCAATATCCAGATTTACACAGGCGCCGCCATTGAAAAAGTCGAAGGTTTTATCGGCAAGTTTGACGTAACCTTCAGCGCCAACGGGACCAGCCAAGACGTCAGGCTGGGTGTGGTCATTATCGCCACCGGAGCGGGGAATTTCGTGCCGGAGGGTATGTATGAATATGACGGCGAAAAAGTTATTACCCAGTGGGAACTGGAGGGAAAACTGAAGGCGGGCAAGATCGATGCCAACAATGTGGTGATCATCCAGTGCGTTGGCGCAAGAAGCCCGGAGAGAAAATATTGTTCCCGTATATGCTGTGCAATCGGCATCAAGAATGCCATCCTTATCAAGGAGATGAATCCAGCGGCGAAGGTCCATATTCTCTATCGAGACCTGATGATGTCCGGTGTCGATAACGAAACCGAGCTTCGCAAGGCGAAAGAACTCGGCGTCCGGTTTGTCAATTATGACCCTAAAAGCCCGCCTGTGGTGGAGAAAAACAAGGTGACCGTTTTCCACCAACTGATGGGCAAAGAGATCGAAATTCCGCAGGAGATGGTGGTATTGTCAACGCCGCTGGTAGGGACTGAAGACGGGGTTCATATTGGCAACCTCTTCAGGGCCGGCCTGGACGGGAACAAGTTTTTCCTTGAGGCACACGTAAAGTTGAGGCCGCTTGATTGCGCGACCGACGGCATTTTCATCTGCGGGAGTGCGCACTATCCCAAGGATGTTCGCGAGAGCATTTTGCAGGCCCTGGGAGCGGCGTCCCGGGCCTCTATTCCCTTGTCGCAGGGCGAGGTGAAGATTGAACCGATTGTAACATGCCTTGTTGACAAGGATGCCTGCCGCGGGTGCGGCCTCTGTGTGGCGCTTTGCCCATACAATGCCTTAGAGATAAGGACAACCGATGAAGGCCGCAAGGTTAATGTCATAACCGTGGCGTGCAAGGGGTGCGGCGTATGTGCTGCCACGTGCTATAGACACGCGTTGAGCATTAATTCATTTACTGACGACCAAATGGAAGCCCAGATACATGGTTTCCTGGCAGCTTAA